In Geoalkalibacter sp., a single genomic region encodes these proteins:
- a CDS encoding type II toxin-antitoxin system prevent-host-death family antitoxin produces MDTIYADLSISMSEFKKNPSQVLRAAGEKPVAILSHNRPAFYMVSPKVFEAFVDALADRDLTELVRRRLAQTDQAVEVDIDDI; encoded by the coding sequence ATGGATACTATTTACGCCGATCTGAGCATCAGCATGTCCGAATTCAAGAAAAATCCCTCTCAGGTGCTGCGCGCCGCAGGAGAAAAACCGGTCGCGATCCTCAGTCACAATCGGCCGGCCTTCTACATGGTCAGCCCGAAGGTTTTTGAAGCCTTTGTCGATGCCCTCGCCGACCGTGATCTGACCGAACTGGTGCGTCGCCGATTGGCGCAAACAGATCAGGCTGTCGAGGTGGACATTGACGACATCTGA
- a CDS encoding rhomboid family intramembrane serine protease: MNQPTDDQATERPDGPALPGAEDEWRAVPQDLSYRQHSGTQLSTQRIRLWALTLEARRIAYRVEAAHQGWRLLVPPESYALALDELRRFEAENRDWPPRGAQSAPQADNVLVSLSVLALLAIFHNLLLLDINLLGHGSFDWLTRGNADAGAIRAGEWWRTLTALSLHADGLHLLGNLCIGGLFISLLCRALGSGLGWALLLGSGALGNMLNAWLQSPLHRSVGASTAVFGAVGLLAALNLHRPRQTLRRRLHLSLAAALALLALLGSAGENTDLGAHLFGLAAGLSLGLPTSILLARYGRPGRGLNALLALAALGLMVGAWWAALRVT, from the coding sequence ATGAACCAACCCACCGATGACCAAGCCACCGAGCGCCCCGACGGGCCTGCTCTGCCAGGCGCCGAGGATGAATGGCGGGCCGTGCCGCAAGATCTGTCCTATCGGCAACACAGCGGCACGCAGTTGTCGACGCAGCGGATTCGCCTCTGGGCACTGACCCTTGAGGCGCGCCGCATCGCCTACCGGGTCGAGGCGGCCCACCAGGGATGGCGCCTGCTCGTTCCCCCGGAAAGCTATGCCTTGGCCCTGGACGAACTGCGCCGCTTCGAGGCGGAAAACCGCGATTGGCCGCCACGCGGAGCGCAAAGCGCGCCCCAGGCGGACAATGTGCTGGTCAGCCTATCGGTGCTGGCGCTGCTTGCCATCTTTCACAACCTGCTGCTGCTCGATATCAACCTGCTCGGCCACGGATCCTTTGACTGGCTGACCCGCGGCAACGCTGATGCCGGAGCGATCCGCGCCGGCGAGTGGTGGCGCACCCTCACCGCCCTGAGCCTGCATGCCGACGGCCTGCACCTGCTCGGCAATCTGTGCATCGGCGGCCTGTTCATCAGCCTGCTCTGCCGCGCCCTGGGATCGGGCCTCGGCTGGGCGCTGCTGCTCGGCAGCGGCGCCCTCGGCAACATGCTCAACGCCTGGCTGCAGTCGCCCCTGCACCGTTCGGTGGGCGCCTCCACCGCCGTGTTCGGCGCCGTCGGACTGCTCGCCGCCCTCAACCTGCATCGCCCCCGTCAAACCCTGCGTCGTCGCTTGCATCTGTCCCTGGCCGCCGCCCTAGCCCTGCTGGCGCTGCTCGGCAGCGCGGGCGAGAACACCGACCTCGGCGCCCACCTCTTTGGCCTTGCAGCGGGCCTGTCCCTCGGCCTTCCGACCAGCATCCTGCTCGCCCGATACGGTCGCCCCGGCAGAGGCCTCAACGCCCTGCTGGCGCTTGCGGCCCTGGGTTTGATGGTGGGTGCCTGGTGGGCGGCGTTGCGTGTGACATAA
- a CDS encoding type II toxin-antitoxin system RelE family toxin — MTTSDSAQGKKTYRLKFVPEALQEWQALDGSIKEPLRKALKKRLERPHVSGAELHGELRGCYKIKLRKQGYRLVYMVEDDTLVVLVLAIDRRENMAAYRAALARLLD, encoded by the coding sequence TTGACGACATCTGATTCTGCCCAGGGAAAAAAGACATATCGCCTTAAATTTGTTCCCGAAGCGCTCCAGGAATGGCAAGCCTTGGACGGCAGCATCAAGGAACCCTTGCGCAAGGCCCTCAAAAAGCGACTGGAACGGCCTCACGTGTCGGGTGCGGAACTTCACGGCGAATTGCGCGGCTGCTATAAAATAAAATTGCGAAAACAGGGATATCGGCTGGTCTACATGGTTGAGGATGACACCCTGGTGGTTCTGGTTCTCGCCATTGACCGCAGGGAGAATATGGCGGCTTATCGTGCGGCACTGGCTAGACTTCTTGATTGA
- a CDS encoding cold-shock protein — protein sequence MAEGTVKWFNDAKGFGFIEQDNGPDVFVHFSEIQGNGFKSLAEGDRVNFEVTQGQKGPQSANVRRI from the coding sequence ATGGCAGAAGGTACAGTGAAGTGGTTTAACGACGCCAAGGGTTTCGGTTTCATCGAGCAGGACAACGGACCCGACGTGTTCGTGCATTTTTCTGAAATTCAGGGCAACGGTTTCAAATCCCTTGCCGAGGGCGACCGTGTGAATTTCGAAGTCACCCAGGGTCAAAAAGGCCCCCAGTCAGCTAACGTGCGCAGAATTTAA